Part of the Sorghum bicolor cultivar BTx623 chromosome 1, Sorghum_bicolor_NCBIv3, whole genome shotgun sequence genome, GAGTTGGTGCCCAGTGCCTGTGAATGTGAATATGATGATCCTGGTTGggaaaaaaaagtaaaaagttAACTATGTGATGAAAAATGTGTAACACAAGATATAGTCAAGTCACCAACAGCAAAACTCAACAATGCGGTGGAGTATGCCCTTATGCCTTAGTCTTCTTTTTTGGTGGTACACAAAATTATGCCTTAGGTAACGAGCAAACCAAAATAGTCTACACTTGCACATAACTAACCAATTAAGAGATAAGGAAAATGATAGATAGAGGAAACAAATTAGTCTACACTTGCACATTGTCAGAGTGGAGTAGTGGACTGCACTAACCAGATgaacccaaaagcttaagccTTTGGGAGAAGGTAGGCAATCCACTTATACACTTTAACACACATCACACTTGCCCGATAGCACTCAAGTGAGACAAGATTGCAAATGTATCAATATGCAAAGAGATAGAAACTAAAGTTGCACTCTCCTGTGACAAATTCAAAATTACAAGCCCCTCAAAATAAGCTACCAATGGCAAGCCTATGAACACATGGAAGCTTCAGAATGGAAGAAATAATTCCCATGAGGTGTGTTGACTTTCACTAGAACATCAGCTGATAAAACAAATCCACAAAAAGGAATTTAGAACAGAAACCTTTACAAAGGCAAAGCAGTTCTGATACTCGGGGACTGTCCCAAGATAATAAGAATAAGGGCGTCGCCAGCCTCCACAGGATACTTGAGCCATCTATATAGAAGATAAAAGTTTGAAACTACTGATTAGCTGAACTGTTGATTCTGACTGGCCAATTCATATGGTACATACATGTGTTCTGTTACCTTTGTTTCATTCTCAAggtcccaaattataaaatcTGCAGAGGTGAAACCTATTGCGTAGGTACTACTCAATTGGCTCTCAGATGCAAGATTAGTGTAGATGGATTGAATGGTGCCCAGTTCTTTTACTTGCCTCATTCCAAAAAATTCAATCTTTTGcacatttcttccatatttgaaAAGGCAAATGCAACCATCTCCCCCGGTCTATAAAATTTCAAGGATGAGGAACATATGTCAGACCAAACCCATGACTTTGATAATGTGAATAACAATATTGTTTTGGACATACAGTGTGAATTTCAATATGATCAGAAATTGAGTCTTTTATATGAACACTTGCGACACTAGAAATGCCATGAGCTCCTTTAAAACGATCACACGGAAGCATCTTCTGTTGCATCAGACCACTGGCATGCAGTGCCGATGTTTTAGGGAAAGGAAAGGCTGTGATGTTACCCTTTTTATCACCAGCTATAAGGATCTgcacaagaaaaaaaagaaaaaatatgtcTCACATATTCAAATCTTATTGTTAGTTTTATGAGAAGTTAAACTAATTAGCAGTTAAATGGTATGATGTATTTCTCCCCAACAGGGCTGTATCATCCTCTTCTAGCTTCCAAGCTAcaacttataatttaaagcttcctTATTATCCTCATCCTTCTGTTGTGTAATCCTAGATATACAAACATTATCACTATAGTCCTAGTTAGTAATGCATAATGTTCACACAAAGGATTCTATCAATAAGAATTTCTGATTTTGTCTTCAACTGAAATCTGACAGGCTTTAAGATCATTACCTCCTCTCCAGGAGATGCATCTAGACACATGATTCGAGCTCCAAAGGAGGATTCAAACACTGCTACAAGTGGAAACATCTGAGGTGTATTGATAATATCAGTACTTGAGAACAGGGCATCTCTTATGTTCCACAACTTAAGCACACCCCTAGGATCAGCTGTGAAAATGTGGCTACAAGTGAAAACAAATTTGGTGAGAATAATGAATAACTGCTATTTAAAAATGTCTTAACAAGAAATTTAACAATTCACTGACCTACATTCAAGAGCCTTGCACCAGTATACTCCTAGTAGTTGTCGATCTTTTTCTGCTGACCAGGTAAAAGATAGATCTAGTTTAGGTTCAGTGCTGCCACTGGTTAAACGGACAATAGTAACATTTCCCCGTCCATCTCCAAGGGCAATTGTGTCCTCCCTATTCAAAGAAAGGTTTGAGTATGTTGTCATGACATCCATGCAGATAATTGGTGCTTTCTCAGTGACCTGAATAATCTCAGTCCATCTTACATCCTCTATGTTAGAGAGTTCAGCATGATGCAGATATCCATTGTTTGTGGCAACATACAGAATATTTTCTTCTGCAAAGTGTAGACAACGAACATACTCGCTTTTGCTGTGACGAACCAATGAATAAACAATTTCACTGTCACAAGATGAGAGATAGAGGTACCATGTAATTTGTGAAACCGTAAAGAAGTACATCACACCTATCAAGGGGACCATACTGCCCCGAAACAGAAGGAGAGGATACAACAAAGATCTCAGAATCATAGTTCAGACCATCAGAGACCCTTTTATCTTCCACTATGTCATGAAAAATAGAATTGCATAGATAGTGCACTTTGATTGCTGAATCAAACCCAGCAGTGACCACGATCAGTGAGCTTGGGTCAAATAGGCATCGCCATATTCCTCGCCCACTGTAGATTAGAGTAGCACAATGAATTATTTTCGCTTTAGATAATTAGATTCCAGATAGTTAAACACCAGCTTACTAAAAAGTTACAATCTAACAGCTACATCTTCCAACTTACATGTGTTCTTTGAACATTTTGATTAGCTTTCCATCCATTCCCCAAATGCAACAAGTACAATCCTCACCAGCAGTTATAACCATCTAAAAGCAAAGCACAGTTGCAAACAGTAAGaagtctaatttttttttttttaaaaaaaaaatgatgagCTGGAAATTTTACAAAAGTTCTATTTATTCACGGAAAAAAAGAATTGGTAACATCATTCCAAACTAGAAATACAAGTAAAAAATAAAGTATAGCCAAATGATGCATATACAAAGGGAGAGGGAACAAGTGTCACAAACTTACAGAATCAGAAACATAGCAGTCCCATATCCTAGCACTATGCCCAAAAAGAGTGAGTTTTGGTATAATTTCAACATTGTCTTGACTGGCTGTCTGATTGACAGAACCCTGTGATTTGAAAGTCAACATCCACACGCGAGCACTGCCACATCAGTGAAACTAAATAGGTCAACAATACCATGAAAGGCAGTCTAAAAAAAGTTATTGGTGCAGGTAGTGCGAGCCCAAATCAAAATAAACCAACCTACGGTCATCAGAAACAGACATAAATTTTGATCCATCAGAGGACCAAGCTATTCGGAATATTGAGCCTTCATGCTCCTTCAGCCTACCAAGGTGAACTGTCATGTGCTGATTATCATCAAGATTTATAATTTTGGGACTGTTTACATCAGAAGTATCTCCTTCATTCGAGCATACCATGGAGGATCCCAGAACTTGTGATGCCAATTTCCATATAAGAATCTGGAAAATAAGACGATGGACTGTTTACACTAAATTTCTAATGGATGTGAACTTCCTCATATGAACATTCAGAAAGATTCTCCTAAACAGTTTTAAACTAGAACTGAAGCAGAAACAGCTTGAGAGCCTGGAAAGCTTACCTCGTTTAAAATGGTCCCAGATGCCACAAGAAGCTCTCCAACAGAGTCTCCCCACATTCTCATGGAATACAGAAGGCACTTCTCTGCACCCAGAAGGCAACTTTGTAAGCAAACATGAACGAAGAATTTAGCACAGGTGTGAACAACAAAATTTGTTGCAATGATCAGACTCATCTGAAACCCTTGTTCAGATGAGTCTGATTATTGCAACAAATTTTGGTGTTAACAACAGGTCATGCCAATTGGACCAAATTTAGCACGGAGATGGATGGTCATCAAACCTGGAGACTTCACTCGGGTAACCAACGAACACTTGCTTAGATCCCACAGTGTTACTGAATTATCACTCAGACCAATCGCAAGCAGCCCATCAACCTGCACCGGAGTCGTAGCAAGGTTGGTAAAAAAGAAAAGCTCCACTGCAGACTCCACAGTAAGAGCGGGAACCAAACGCGGTACCTCCAAGAAACGAGCGTCGAGCACCCAATGGTCGAACCCCGGGAGCCTCTGCTCCAGCTCAAGCCGCGCCTCGTCCACCTCGCCGCCATCTGCTTCAGCACCGAATCGGAGGGAGAATAGCTTCACCCTCCTCTCGCCGAACACCGCGAGCGTGTAGCTGTCGGGGCCTCCGCTCCGTGGCTCGATACCGTGGACGCGCACCCCGTCGAACACTCGGAACGACGCGACGAGCCTGGCGGCGCCCACTTCGTACAAGAGCAGCTGCGATCCCGTGCCTGCGGCCACAGGACGAAGGACGTGGATGTTATCACCCGCGTGCTGAGGCAAGCAGAGACGACGCAAGCATTCAACAGCGGCGCGGGCGAGCCAGGTAGCTAAGCGCGGGAGTGCGTGCGGCGAGGCGaggaggggaggaaggagacgggaGCGTACCGGCGAGGAGGAGAGGGTGCGGCGaggaggggaggaaggagagcgCCGAGACGTCCCCCAGGTAGGAGCCCGGACGGAGGTGGCcgccggcggccatcggcgagGCGGCGTAGGCTGCGAGTAGCGCTTGGAATTGACGGCGACGGCTGCCGCTCGAAGCTCGATTAGGTCTGGGGTTTGGGCTCGATTTGCATTCCCTCCATAACTTCAGTTCCTTCAAACATTGGGCCTGGCCGCTGCAGACCTACAGGGCTGCATGCAGTCTGGGCCGAGTTCGATGCAACATGACGTGCTGAAAGAATTAAAGCACatttttctgattttttttagaaattactAAAGCACACTTTTTATATAGAACTAGCTAACATGTCCATACGTTAGCATTGCAATGGgaggtactccctctgtcccaaatTTACTGACGTTTTAGCTCTAGAAGTAAGTCCCATAAAGAGTGTCGTTCTACTGGCTTGAATGTTGTGTGTCTGTAAGGATCGGTTACGACAATGATAGAATGTATGAGCAATTATGAACCATGTCCCAGCAAACATCATGATCTATTTGTTTAATGAAAAAATAATCAATGGAAGTGCATGGTTTTTGACGAAAGGTTGCCACAGTGACGGAAACAGTTGCTGCCTGCATTGGCCTTTGTGACTGTATCAGTGATTGGACATATAAAAGATGTAGAGACTggaacttcaaaggggtatgcaGGTCATTTTGTTTCTTCTTTGGTATCCGCCACCAATCCTAAAACGTCAAtaaatttgggacggagggagtatacttTATTATATGATGCTCATGCCAATAAAAATAAACAATGTAGCAGTTTCATTTATATTTCATAAATATTCTCTAATTATtgattaactaggtttaaaagatctgTCTCGCAAACTATAATTAATtaagcaattagtttttatttttatttatatttaatgctccatgtatgtgtcgtaagatttgatttGATAGAAATATGAAActgtttgcaaatttttttaggaaaCAAGGCCCTACTCTACTCTATGGGATTGGAACGGGAATGTAATGGAGGCCTATCCACCAACCCACACGATTTGATTCTCGTCACAGTTTGTCAGCCAGCTCGATTGCCATTTTGTCCGGTGCCGGTGCCACCGTGGCAGGAACCAGGAAGGAATCCTGGACGCGGCGACCGACGACCGACGGCGACGTCACGGCTACGCAGCGCTGcgcttgccgccgccgccgccgactttGACGTCGACCGGCGGCCCAGTTGTTTCTATACTGCACAATGTGAATGCTGCTGCGGCGTAATAGTACGGTCTTGTTTAGGCCTtaccaaaaaataaaaaaaatttcaaaactctccgtcacatcgatttttataacacatgcatgaaacattaaatatagatgaaaataaaaactaattatacagtttatctataaattgtgagacgaatcttttaagtctagttactttgTGATtgtac contains:
- the LOC8078011 gene encoding WD repeat-containing protein 6 isoform X2 encodes the protein MAAGGHLRPGSYLGDVSALSFLPSSPHPLLLAGTGSQLLLYEVGAARLVASFRVFDGVRVHGIEPRSGGPDSYTLAVFGERRVKLFSLRFGAEADGGEVDEARLELEQRLPGFDHWVLDARFLEVDGLLAIGLSDNSVTLWDLSKCSLVTRVKSPEKCLLYSMRMWGDSVGELLVASGTILNEILIWKLASQVLGSSMVCSNEGDTSDVNSPKIINLDDNQHMTVHLGRLKEHEGSIFRIAWSSDGSKFMSVSDDRSARVWMLTFKSQGSVNQTASQDNVEIIPKLTLFGHSARIWDCYVSDSMVITAGEDCTCCIWGMDGKLIKMFKEHIGRGIWRCLFDPSSLIVVTAGFDSAIKVHYLCNSIFHDIVEDKRVSDGLNYDSEIFVVSSPSVSGQYGPLDSKSEYVRCLHFAEENILYVATNNGYLHHAELSNIEDVRWTEIIQVTEKAPIICMDVMTTYSNLSLNREDTIALGDGRGNVTIVRLTSGSTEPKLDLSFTWSAEKDRQLLGVYWCKALECSHIFTADPRGVLKLWNIRDALFSSTDIINTPQMFPLVAVFESSFGARIMCLDASPGEEILIAGDKKGNITAFPFPKTSALHASGLMQQKMLPCDRFKGAHGISSVASVHIKDSISDHIEIHTTGGDGCICLFKYGRNVQKIEFFGMRQVKELGTIQSIYTNLASESQLSSTYAIGFTSADFIIWDLENETKMAQVSCGGWRRPYSYYLGTVPEYQNCFAFVKDHHIHIHRHWAPTHDKKLLPQVLHLQFHGREVHSLCFIDPASHSDPENNSDLLVATGCEDGTVRLTGFLTGSSGKWHSSKLLGEHVGGSAVRATCFIPRTYTVTCKSYNDSLNGISDGIAVEKDETFLLISVGSKQVLTTWILQPRNAENRQVCSSGLDIDSKQNAKNLENVDSAMSFQWLTTHMPSKLPRNGLKSGHIKQSIEEGNSSVVQPNMDIVDHMENDWRYLSVTAFHLKHPLLRLTVCFVVVACSDATVVLRALLLPSRLWFDVALLVPQASPVLVLRHIIINAGHYKDDAGDRYLIVSGSTDGSITFWNLTETIHGFMQLISETQPHMNIDCQKRPRTGRGSQGGRRRWRSLAYALKKRDGDMSPSNESNLGSLNAAENSPEASGVENTQTIVHEASDSSNTEMPSSTQSCDIPELRPMHLLSGVHQSGVNCLHISYSTPDKSYCIISGGDDQAVQCFNFRVVSSEDCLTTTTRLNSHDNDTLKILYQHKASSAHSAAVKGIWTDGTWAFSTGLDQRVRCWKMGLIGQFTEYSHAIISVPEPETLDVFHDRAKRKYHIAVAGRGMQMVEFSPPGDV
- the LOC8078011 gene encoding WD repeat-containing protein 6 isoform X1, with protein sequence MAAGGHLRPGSYLGDVSALSFLPSSPHPLLLAGTGSQLLLYEVGAARLVASFRVFDGVRVHGIEPRSGGPDSYTLAVFGERRVKLFSLRFGAEADGGEVDEARLELEQRLPGFDHWVLDARFLEVDGLLAIGLSDNSVTLWDLSKCSLVTRVKSPEKCLLYSMRMWGDSVGELLVASGTILNEILIWKLASQVLGSSMVCSNEGDTSDVNSPKIINLDDNQHMTVHLGRLKEHEGSIFRIAWSSDGSKFMSVSDDRSARVWMLTFKSQGSVNQTASQDNVEIIPKLTLFGHSARIWDCYVSDSMVITAGEDCTCCIWGMDGKLIKMFKEHIGRGIWRCLFDPSSLIVVTAGFDSAIKVHYLCNSIFHDIVEDKRVSDGLNYDSEIFVVSSPSVSGQYGPLDSKSEYVRCLHFAEENILYVATNNGYLHHAELSNIEDVRWTEIIQVTEKAPIICMDVMTTYSNLSLNREDTIALGDGRGNVTIVRLTSGSTEPKLDLSFTWSAEKDRQLLGVYWCKALECSHIFTADPRGVLKLWNIRDALFSSTDIINTPQMFPLVAVFESSFGARIMCLDASPGEEILIAGDKKGNITAFPFPKTSALHASGLMQQKMLPCDRFKGAHGISSVASVHIKDSISDHIEIHTTGGDGCICLFKYGRNVQKIEFFGMRQVKELGTIQSIYTNLASESQLSSTYAIGFTSADFIIWDLENETKMAQVSCGGWRRPYSYYLGTVPEYQNCFAFVKDHHIHIHRHWAPTHDKKLLPQVLHLQFHGREVHSLCFIDPASHSDPENNSDLLVATGCEDGTVRLTGFLTGSSGKWHSSKLLGEHVGGSAVRATCFIPRTYTVTCKSYNDSLNGISDGIAVEKDETFLLISVGSKQVLTTWILQPRNAENRQVCSSGLDIDSKQNAKNLENVDSAMSFQWLTTHMPSKLPRNGLKSGHIKQSIEEGNSSVVQPNMDIVDHMENDWRYLSVTAFHLKHPLLSRLTVCFVVVACSDATVVLRALLLPSRLWFDVALLVPQASPVLVLRHIIINAGHYKDDAGDRYLIVSGSTDGSITFWNLTETIHGFMQLISETQPHMNIDCQKRPRTGRGSQGGRRRWRSLAYALKKRDGDMSPSNESNLGSLNAAENSPEASGVENTQTIVHEASDSSNTEMPSSTQSCDIPELRPMHLLSGVHQSGVNCLHISYSTPDKSYCIISGGDDQAVQCFNFRVVSSEDCLTTTTRLNSHDNDTLKILYQHKASSAHSAAVKGIWTDGTWAFSTGLDQRVRCWKMGLIGQFTEYSHAIISVPEPETLDVFHDRAKRKYHIAVAGRGMQMVEFSPPGDV